From Crassaminicella indica, one genomic window encodes:
- the rpsS gene encoding 30S ribosomal protein S19, giving the protein MSRSLKKGPFVEPKLLRRIEEMNEKNEKKVIKTWSRASTIFPQMIGHTIAVHDGRKHVPVYVTEDMVGHKLGEFAPTRTYRGHADNEKSSKVKK; this is encoded by the coding sequence ATGAGTAGATCATTGAAGAAGGGGCCTTTTGTTGAGCCTAAGCTTTTACGCAGAATCGAAGAAATGAATGAAAAAAATGAGAAAAAAGTAATCAAAACATGGTCAAGAGCATCAACAATATTTCCACAAATGATAGGCCATACAATTGCTGTGCATGATGGAAGAAAGCATGTTCCAGTTTATGTAACAGAGGATATGGTTGGTCATAAGTTAGGTGAGTTTGCACCTACAAGAACTTATAGAGGACATGCAGATAACGAAAAATCATCAAAGGTTAAGAAATAG
- the rplV gene encoding 50S ribosomal protein L22, with protein MEARAIAKYVRISPRKMKPVVDMVRGMNADEALAVLEYTPRATAKILAKVIQSAKANAENNHEMDADKLYIAEVYANQGPTMKRWRAASMGRGVKILKRTSHVGVVLKERD; from the coding sequence GTGGAAGCTAGAGCGATTGCAAAATATGTTCGTATATCTCCAAGAAAAATGAAGCCTGTTGTAGATATGGTTAGAGGAATGAATGCTGATGAGGCGTTAGCTGTTTTAGAATATACGCCAAGAGCTACTGCTAAAATACTTGCAAAGGTAATTCAATCAGCAAAAGCAAATGCAGAAAATAATCATGAGATGGATGCGGATAAATTATATATTGCTGAAGTATATGCAAATCAAGGTCCTACAATGAAGCGTTGGAGAGCAGCTTCAATGGGTCGTGGTGTGAAAATATTAAAAAGAACTAGTCATGTAGGAGTTGTACTAAAAGAAAGAGACTAA
- the rpsC gene encoding 30S ribosomal protein S3 has protein sequence MGQKVSPHGLRVGVIKDWDSKWYADKANFADLLIEDNKIRKYIKKKLYTSGIARIVIERAANNKVKVNIFTAKPGMVIGKAGAGVEELRKEIEKLTGKSVIVNINEVKRAEMEAQLVAENVAFSLERRVSFRRAMKQAIGRTMKAGAQGIKIMTSGRLGGAEMARSEKYSEGNVPLHTLRADIDYGFAEADTTYGKIGVKVWINKGEVLPETSEAVKEMRRANRAKQEFKPRRQKNDRRNDRRSERK, from the coding sequence ATGGGTCAAAAAGTAAGTCCACACGGCTTAAGGGTTGGTGTGATTAAGGACTGGGATTCTAAATGGTATGCAGATAAAGCAAATTTTGCAGACCTTTTAATCGAAGATAATAAAATTCGTAAGTATATAAAAAAGAAGCTTTATACTTCCGGAATAGCAAGAATCGTTATAGAAAGAGCTGCTAATAATAAAGTAAAGGTAAATATCTTTACAGCAAAGCCTGGTATGGTTATCGGTAAAGCTGGAGCAGGTGTTGAAGAATTAAGAAAAGAAATAGAGAAGCTAACAGGGAAGAGCGTTATTGTAAATATTAATGAAGTGAAAAGAGCAGAGATGGAAGCACAATTAGTTGCTGAAAATGTAGCATTTTCACTAGAAAGAAGGGTATCCTTCAGAAGAGCTATGAAGCAAGCTATTGGTAGAACAATGAAAGCTGGAGCTCAAGGAATTAAAATCATGACATCAGGAAGACTTGGTGGAGCTGAAATGGCAAGAAGTGAGAAGTACAGTGAAGGAAATGTACCTCTTCACACATTAAGAGCGGATATTGATTATGGTTTCGCTGAAGCAGATACTACTTATGGAAAAATTGGTGTAAAAGTATGGATCAATAAAGGAGAAGTTCTTCCTGAAACAAGCGAAGCTGTAAAAGAAATGAGAAGAGCTAATAGAGCAAAGCAAGAATTTAAACCTAGAAGACAAAAAAACGATAGAAGAAATGATAGAAGAAGCGAAAGAAAATAG
- the rplP gene encoding 50S ribosomal protein L16 yields the protein MLMPKRVKRRRVHRGRMKGTAQRGNKITYGEYGIMALEPAWITSNQIEAARIAMTRSIKRGGKVWIKIFPHKPVTQKPAETRMGAGKGSPEYWVAVVKPGRVMFELAGVSEEKAREAMRLAMHKLPIKCKFVTRQDTEKGGEANES from the coding sequence ATGTTAATGCCTAAAAGAGTAAAGCGTCGTAGAGTGCATAGAGGCAGAATGAAAGGAACAGCACAAAGAGGCAATAAAATAACTTACGGAGAGTATGGAATTATGGCTCTTGAGCCAGCGTGGATTACTTCAAATCAAATTGAAGCTGCCAGAATCGCTATGACGAGATCTATAAAAAGAGGGGGTAAAGTGTGGATTAAGATATTCCCTCATAAGCCAGTAACACAAAAGCCTGCTGAAACACGTATGGGTGCTGGTAAAGGTTCTCCAGAATATTGGGTAGCTGTAGTAAAACCAGGTAGAGTAATGTTTGAATTAGCTGGCGTATCAGAAGAAAAAGCTAGAGAAGCTATGAGACTTGCAATGCATAAGCTTCCTATTAAATGTAAATTTGTAACACGTCAAGATACAGAAAAGGGTGGTGAAGCGAATGAAAGCTAA
- the rpmC gene encoding 50S ribosomal protein L29, producing MKANKLRDMTVQELNNKLIELKNELFNLRFQLATGQLENPMKVKSVRKDIARTKTILREKELKKNA from the coding sequence ATGAAAGCTAATAAGCTTCGTGATATGACCGTACAAGAATTAAATAATAAATTGATAGAACTTAAAAATGAACTTTTTAATTTAAGATTTCAATTAGCTACAGGTCAGCTTGAAAACCCAATGAAAGTAAAAAGTGTACGAAAAGATATTGCTCGTACAAAAACCATCCTTAGAGAAAAAGAATTAAAGAAGAACGCATAA
- the rpsQ gene encoding 30S ribosomal protein S17, protein MERTRRKTRVGRVVSDKMEKTIVVAVEDFVRHPLYGKAVRRTKKFKAHDEHNECRIGDRVRIMETRPLSKDKRWRLVNIVERAK, encoded by the coding sequence GTGGAAAGAACAAGAAGAAAGACAAGAGTAGGTCGTGTAGTAAGTGACAAGATGGAAAAAACTATAGTAGTAGCAGTAGAAGATTTTGTACGTCACCCACTATACGGAAAAGCAGTAAGAAGAACAAAAAAATTCAAAGCTCATGATGAACATAATGAGTGCAGAATTGGCGATCGTGTAAGAATCATGGAAACTAGACCGTTAAGTAAGGACAAAAGATGGAGACTAGTAAATATCGTAGAAAGAGCGAAGTAA
- the rplN gene encoding 50S ribosomal protein L14: MIQQETRLTVADNSGAKELLCIRVLGGSKRKYANIGDVIVCAVKDATPGGVVKKGQVVKAVVVRSKFGTRRADGSYIKFDENAAVVIKDDKTPVGTRIFGPVARELRERDFMKIVSLAPEVL; this comes from the coding sequence ATGATTCAACAAGAAACACGCCTAACAGTTGCTGATAATTCAGGAGCTAAAGAGCTATTATGTATTCGTGTACTAGGTGGTTCTAAGCGTAAGTATGCAAATATTGGTGATGTGATTGTTTGTGCAGTTAAAGATGCAACACCAGGCGGTGTTGTTAAAAAGGGACAAGTCGTTAAGGCTGTAGTAGTAAGAAGTAAATTTGGTACTAGACGTGCAGATGGAAGCTATATAAAATTTGATGAAAATGCAGCGGTTGTAATCAAAGATGATAAAACCCCTGTAGGAACTCGTATTTTCGGGCCGGTTGCAAGAGAATTGAGAGAAAGAGATTTCATGAAAATTGTTTCACTTGCACCAGAAGTACTATAG